A stretch of Edaphobacter lichenicola DNA encodes these proteins:
- a CDS encoding enoyl-ACP reductase FabI: MIDLKGKVAVVFGLANKRSIAWGVAQKLFEAGATLAICYQNERLQREAEELAADLPGTKTFRCDVSIDADIDGVINQLKSAYGKIDILVHSIGFAPNIKNNVLNTTREDFRIAHDISVYSLIALARAAEPLMAEGSSILTLTYYGAEKVFPNYNIMGVAKAGLEAAVRYLASDLGAKKIRVNAISAGPIKTLAARGISDFTSILTAVEQRAPLHRNVDALEVGNTALFLSSPLASGITGEITFVDCGFNITGL; this comes from the coding sequence ATGATTGACCTCAAAGGCAAAGTAGCCGTCGTCTTCGGCCTCGCCAACAAACGCAGCATCGCCTGGGGCGTAGCCCAGAAGCTCTTTGAAGCCGGCGCCACCCTCGCCATCTGCTACCAGAACGAGCGCCTCCAGCGCGAAGCCGAAGAGCTCGCCGCCGATCTGCCCGGAACCAAGACCTTCCGCTGCGACGTCTCCATCGACGCCGACATCGACGGTGTCATCAACCAGCTCAAATCCGCCTACGGCAAGATCGACATCCTCGTCCACTCCATCGGTTTTGCCCCGAACATCAAGAACAACGTCCTCAACACCACCCGCGAAGACTTCCGCATCGCGCACGACATCAGCGTCTACTCCCTCATCGCCCTCGCCCGCGCCGCCGAGCCTCTCATGGCCGAAGGCAGCTCCATCCTCACCCTCACCTACTACGGCGCAGAAAAAGTCTTCCCCAACTACAACATCATGGGTGTCGCCAAGGCCGGACTCGAAGCCGCCGTCCGCTACCTCGCCTCCGATCTCGGAGCAAAAAAAATCCGTGTCAACGCCATCTCCGCCGGCCCCATCAAGACCCTCGCCGCCCGCGGCATCAGCGACTTCACCAGCATCCTCACCGCAGTCGAACAGCGCGCCCCACTCCATCGCAACGTCGACGCCTTAGAAGTCGGCAACACTGCCCTCTTCCTCTCGAGCCCCCTCGCCAGCGGCATCACCGGCGAAATCACCTTCGTAGACTGCGGCTTCAACATCACCGGCCTCTAG
- a CDS encoding Gfo/Idh/MocA family oxidoreductase has product MSEFSRRRFLQTGSGLAMAAALPGVSPGAVVLGQEQAQPVANGDRVRFASIGVGIQGSQLLRNAVSLPQAQCVAACDLYDGRHTLAKEIAGPNIKTTRRYQEILEDKNIEAVIVAVPDHWHKQITVDAIRAGKDVHCEKPMSHTIAEGEEMVEVVKGSKNFVQVGSQRVSSKVFAKAKELYDSGAIGEVHQVELQLGRNSPGGAWVYPPPLDLSPETLDWATWEGTAPKKAFDPIAFARWRAFHEYGTGMAGDLMVHLLSGMQFVTGINAIPDRAYSIGGIYRWKDGRNMPDLMVTEFEYGDVAVTVRLTLGTETPEVTRVMGPKGVIEISNSNTVTLIPQLGVDRSPAYGINGFPAAMHAQYEKQWHAEHDAFLAEHPLDDTMMWKGPSWDDLRPHLATFFDAVRSRKPVAEDVVFGHHAAAACHMANASYFEKKVILKKA; this is encoded by the coding sequence ATGTCGGAGTTTTCGCGCAGGCGGTTTTTGCAGACGGGGAGCGGGTTGGCTATGGCGGCGGCGTTGCCGGGTGTGTCGCCCGGTGCGGTGGTGCTTGGGCAGGAGCAGGCGCAGCCGGTGGCGAATGGGGACCGGGTACGGTTTGCAAGCATTGGGGTGGGGATTCAGGGGTCCCAGCTGCTCAGGAACGCGGTGAGTCTGCCGCAGGCGCAGTGCGTTGCCGCGTGCGATCTGTATGACGGGCGACATACGCTTGCGAAGGAGATTGCTGGACCGAACATCAAGACGACGCGACGGTATCAGGAGATTCTGGAGGACAAGAATATCGAGGCGGTGATTGTTGCGGTGCCGGATCACTGGCATAAGCAGATCACGGTGGATGCGATTCGTGCCGGGAAGGACGTGCACTGCGAGAAGCCGATGTCGCACACCATCGCTGAGGGCGAGGAGATGGTGGAGGTGGTGAAGGGGAGCAAGAACTTTGTGCAAGTGGGTTCGCAGAGGGTGAGTTCGAAGGTGTTTGCGAAGGCGAAGGAGTTGTATGACTCGGGCGCGATTGGCGAGGTGCACCAGGTGGAGTTGCAACTGGGGAGGAACTCGCCGGGTGGGGCGTGGGTGTATCCGCCGCCGCTGGATCTGTCGCCGGAGACGCTGGACTGGGCGACGTGGGAGGGGACTGCGCCTAAGAAGGCGTTCGATCCGATTGCGTTTGCGCGGTGGCGTGCGTTCCATGAGTACGGGACGGGGATGGCGGGAGACCTGATGGTGCATCTGCTGAGCGGTATGCAATTTGTAACTGGAATTAATGCAATTCCTGATCGGGCTTATTCGATTGGGGGGATATATCGCTGGAAGGATGGGCGGAATATGCCGGACCTAATGGTGACGGAGTTTGAGTATGGCGATGTTGCGGTTACGGTGCGGCTGACGCTGGGGACGGAGACGCCGGAGGTGACGCGGGTGATGGGGCCGAAGGGCGTGATCGAGATTTCGAACAGCAATACGGTTACGTTGATTCCTCAGCTGGGGGTGGATCGGTCGCCGGCGTATGGGATCAATGGGTTTCCGGCGGCGATGCATGCGCAGTATGAGAAGCAGTGGCATGCGGAGCACGATGCGTTTCTGGCGGAGCATCCGCTGGATGACACGATGATGTGGAAGGGGCCGTCGTGGGATGATCTGCGGCCGCACCTGGCGACGTTCTTCGATGCGGTGCGGTCGCGGAAGCCGGTGGCGGAGGATGTGGTGTTTGGACACCATGCGGCGGCGGCCTGCCATATGGCGAATGCTTCTTATTTTGAGAAGAAGGTGATTCTGAAGAAGGCTTAG
- a CDS encoding GGDEF domain-containing protein — protein MSFIASIDVGTLLGCQIVLTLVYAIVFFCMKSIYPYLRGAGAVALAFFAATISNILLLLSGSIPAFFSIGLAHCLLLSAFVLFYTGVLHFFKSPRTIRYAWALTYITSALIFYLVLSHDHTRTLSYIIAVSFFLVRGVIALEILRHSTDRIFLKIFAFLMAAYAIFALNRVIFLLIYAAPPNPAQRNFLQTVSVLFSVSFAFLIGLSFLLMLCGDLLTLVKDESERDLLSGVLNRRGIEQRLDTELKRAERGGHNLSIALIDIDHFKTINDYAGHAAGDTALRDVVSAISSRMRAYDSLGRFGGDEFLLIFPNTSSADALIVSSRIKQSVRELSSPGAELSLTISIGLTQAAPGELAGPFLARADKALYNAKNAGRNCCRILLHGTDAEAGSERVILPPSRSNLLQQ, from the coding sequence ATGTCCTTTATCGCATCGATAGATGTCGGCACTCTTCTCGGCTGTCAGATCGTTTTGACGCTGGTATATGCGATCGTCTTTTTCTGCATGAAGTCCATCTATCCTTATCTGCGCGGCGCAGGCGCCGTCGCCCTTGCCTTCTTTGCGGCAACTATCTCCAACATCCTTCTCCTGCTGTCCGGCTCCATACCGGCTTTCTTCTCGATTGGTCTCGCCCATTGCCTCCTGCTCTCTGCATTCGTCCTGTTCTACACTGGCGTCCTCCACTTCTTTAAGAGTCCTCGCACGATTCGCTACGCCTGGGCCCTCACCTATATCACGTCTGCCCTGATCTTCTATCTGGTCCTATCGCACGACCACACCAGGACCCTCTCCTACATCATTGCCGTCAGTTTTTTTCTGGTGCGCGGAGTTATCGCACTCGAAATACTCCGGCACTCAACCGACAGGATCTTCCTGAAGATCTTCGCCTTTCTCATGGCAGCCTATGCCATCTTCGCCTTGAATCGCGTCATCTTCCTGCTGATCTACGCCGCCCCGCCAAACCCGGCACAGCGAAATTTTCTGCAAACCGTCTCCGTCCTGTTCAGCGTCTCCTTTGCCTTCCTCATTGGCCTCTCCTTCCTGCTCATGCTCTGCGGCGACCTCCTCACCCTGGTCAAAGATGAGTCGGAACGGGACCTGCTCTCCGGCGTCCTCAACCGCCGTGGCATTGAGCAAAGACTCGACACCGAACTCAAGCGCGCCGAGCGCGGCGGCCACAACCTGTCCATAGCCCTCATCGACATCGACCACTTCAAAACCATCAACGACTACGCCGGACACGCAGCCGGCGACACCGCCCTCCGCGACGTCGTCTCCGCCATCTCCAGCCGTATGCGCGCCTATGACTCCCTCGGCCGCTTCGGCGGCGACGAATTTCTCCTCATCTTTCCCAACACCTCCTCTGCCGACGCCCTCATCGTCTCCTCCCGGATCAAACAGTCGGTACGCGAGCTCTCCAGCCCCGGCGCAGAACTTTCGCTCACCATCAGCATCGGCCTCACCCAGGCCGCTCCAGGCGAACTCGCGGGCCCATTCCTCGCCCGCGCCGACAAGGCCCTCTACAACGCCAAAAATGCCGGCCGGAACTGCTGCCGCATCCTCCTTCACGGGACAGATGCCGAAGCCGGTTCCGAGCGCGTCATCCTCCCCCCAAGTCGCAGCAACCTCCTGCAGCAATAG
- a CDS encoding EVE domain-containing protein: MPYLLKTEPTKYSFEDLERDGETTWDGISNNQALLNLRGMKKGDKLVIYHSVVGKAAVGTAKVVSVDATDPKNPQVRIQPVKRLKTEKSLDAIRTAAVFKDSIMFRQFRLSVVPLTDAQYDWLTAS, from the coding sequence ATGCCCTACCTGCTCAAAACCGAACCCACCAAATACTCCTTCGAAGACCTCGAGCGCGACGGCGAGACCACCTGGGACGGCATCTCCAACAACCAGGCCCTCCTCAACCTGCGCGGCATGAAGAAGGGCGACAAGCTCGTCATCTACCACTCCGTCGTCGGCAAAGCAGCCGTAGGCACAGCGAAGGTCGTCTCCGTCGACGCCACCGACCCCAAAAATCCCCAGGTCCGCATCCAGCCCGTCAAGCGCCTCAAAACAGAAAAATCCCTCGACGCCATCCGCACTGCCGCCGTCTTCAAAGACTCCATCATGTTCCGCCAGTTTCGCCTCTCCGTCGTCCCACTCACCGACGCCCAGTACGACTGGCTCACCGCCTCCTGA
- a CDS encoding glutamate racemase, protein MTDSTAANPNTAKSLTIGVFDSGFGGLTVLRALLPLIPHAHYIFLGDTARLPYGSKSRETVARYAVSSAKFLHEQGADLLVIACNTATALALPDIQQALPIPVIGVVEPGAQAALATHASSHQDSLFRPQRDASSTQSKDSSFRPYPEQAKRVEGGVEKPASSPSTTQLTQPNHVLVLATQATVQSHAYTHALSALGLEASEKACPLLVPLVEEGWTNHPVTDEVLKIYLTEALAAAPATQTLLLGCTHYPLIEPAIHRILDAIGHPLTIIDSADATARATATLVAHHFPNLTPTVKPACTFYATDSIEKFQRLGSNFLGQPVTEVNLVDLGG, encoded by the coding sequence ATGACCGACAGCACCGCAGCCAATCCAAACACCGCAAAATCCCTCACCATCGGCGTCTTCGACTCAGGCTTCGGCGGCCTCACCGTCCTCCGCGCCCTCCTCCCGCTCATCCCGCACGCCCATTACATCTTCCTAGGCGACACGGCACGCCTCCCCTACGGCTCCAAGTCCCGCGAAACCGTAGCCCGCTACGCCGTCTCCAGCGCAAAGTTCCTCCACGAGCAAGGCGCCGACCTCCTCGTCATCGCCTGCAACACCGCCACCGCCCTCGCCCTCCCCGACATCCAGCAAGCCCTGCCCATCCCCGTCATCGGCGTAGTAGAACCCGGAGCCCAGGCAGCCCTCGCAACCCATGCATCGTCGCATCAAGACTCGTTATTTCGACCGCAGCGTGATGCCTCCTCGACCCAATCAAAAGATTCGTCATTTCGACCGTACCCTGAGCAAGCGAAGCGCGTCGAAGGGGGAGTGGAGAAACCCGCTTCTTCACCGTCAACGACTCAACTCACTCAACCCAACCACGTCCTCGTCCTCGCCACTCAAGCCACAGTCCAATCCCACGCCTACACCCACGCCCTCAGCGCCCTCGGCCTCGAAGCCAGCGAAAAAGCCTGCCCACTCCTCGTCCCCCTCGTCGAAGAGGGCTGGACCAACCACCCCGTCACCGACGAAGTCCTAAAGATCTACCTCACCGAAGCCCTCGCCGCCGCACCCGCGACGCAGACCCTCCTCCTCGGCTGCACCCACTACCCCCTCATCGAGCCCGCCATCCACCGCATCCTCGACGCCATAGGCCACCCCCTCACCATCATCGACTCCGCCGACGCCACCGCCCGAGCCACCGCCACGCTCGTCGCCCACCATTTCCCCAACCTCACCCCCACCGTCAAACCCGCCTGCACCTTCTACGCCACCGACTCCATAGAAAAATTCCAGCGCCTCGGCTCCAACTTCCTCGGCCAACCCGTCACCGAAGTCAACCTAGTCGACCTGGGCGGCTAA
- a CDS encoding GerMN domain-containing protein, which produces MIPRYQRILFWSLFGGILLMSAFLLRGCEQAHKRLAALNNATPIAAPTATTTEDITLYLASDDDASITPTTESFALPQAPTLRARTLLEHLLATYSLPTSKHPLQSGPAVDDVFLLAPRETNQNNKPNKPNKPSSDPSQPNQLAIVNLHSSFVDNHPSGIQVEALTVQSIVGTLHSALPQITGVRFLVDGQPHDTLAGHADLLRTYPAVDTTSHPAPPTETPQL; this is translated from the coding sequence ATGATCCCCCGCTACCAGCGCATCCTCTTCTGGAGCCTCTTCGGCGGCATCCTCCTCATGTCGGCCTTTCTCCTCCGCGGCTGCGAGCAGGCCCACAAGCGCCTCGCCGCCCTCAACAACGCCACCCCCATCGCCGCCCCCACCGCCACCACCACCGAAGACATCACGCTCTACCTCGCCAGCGACGACGACGCCTCCATCACCCCCACCACCGAATCCTTCGCCCTGCCCCAGGCCCCCACCCTCCGCGCCCGCACGCTCCTCGAGCACCTCCTCGCAACCTACTCCCTCCCCACCTCCAAACACCCCCTCCAAAGCGGCCCCGCCGTCGACGACGTCTTCCTCCTGGCTCCCCGCGAGACCAACCAGAACAACAAGCCGAACAAACCGAACAAGCCTTCATCCGACCCATCGCAACCCAACCAGTTAGCCATCGTCAACCTCCACAGCTCCTTCGTAGACAATCACCCCTCGGGCATCCAGGTCGAAGCCCTCACCGTGCAATCGATCGTCGGCACCCTCCACTCTGCGCTCCCCCAGATCACCGGAGTCCGCTTCCTGGTCGACGGCCAGCCCCACGACACCCTCGCCGGCCACGCCGACCTCCTCCGCACCTACCCCGCGGTCGACACCACCTCCCACCCAGCCCCACCCACCGAAACTCCTCAGCTATAA
- a CDS encoding N-acetylmuramoyl-L-alanine amidase family protein, whose translation MTLPLKQFAACLSLVLITSLAAYAQQPIPRTTIFLDPAHGGPDPGARLSDSLPEKSLTLAFATRLRTVLSTAGFSVIATRDTDPTVPFPTDQRAEIANHSHPTACIVLHATASGNGVHIITSDVPPPHDDTDTRHVIPWDTAQSASIPQSLALANALGLALLHSRLPVLLSRASLRPLDNLTCPAVAIEIAPLTPADGEVTPVTDANYQQQIAEAIITGLTSWRRNQLGAAR comes from the coding sequence TTGACCCTCCCCCTAAAGCAATTCGCCGCGTGCCTATCCCTCGTTCTCATCACGAGCCTGGCCGCCTACGCCCAGCAGCCCATCCCCCGCACCACCATCTTCCTCGACCCCGCCCACGGCGGCCCCGACCCCGGCGCGCGGCTCTCCGACAGCCTCCCCGAAAAATCCCTCACCCTCGCCTTCGCCACCCGCCTCCGCACCGTCCTCTCCACCGCTGGCTTCTCCGTCATCGCCACCCGCGACACCGACCCCACCGTCCCCTTCCCCACCGACCAGCGCGCCGAGATCGCCAACCACTCCCACCCCACCGCCTGCATCGTCCTCCACGCCACCGCCAGCGGCAACGGCGTCCACATCATCACCTCCGACGTCCCCCCGCCCCACGACGACACCGACACCCGCCACGTCATCCCCTGGGACACCGCCCAATCCGCCTCCATCCCCCAGAGCCTCGCCCTCGCCAACGCCCTCGGCCTCGCCCTCCTTCACTCCCGCCTGCCCGTCCTCCTCAGCCGCGCCTCCCTCCGCCCACTCGACAACCTCACCTGCCCCGCCGTCGCCATAGAGATCGCGCCTCTCACCCCCGCCGACGGCGAAGTCACCCCGGTCACCGACGCCAACTACCAGCAGCAGATCGCCGAAGCCATCATCACCGGCCTCACCAGCTGGCGCCGGAACCAGCTCGGAGCCGCCCGATGA
- a CDS encoding phytanoyl-CoA dioxygenase family protein — protein MNQTDLKAEVDANGFAIREAVLSPGEVEKLLLSLERIGQDGPVRKRGGVFAIRNLLDASSEIRNVAHSPAVRELVEPILGSEFFPVRGILFDKIPDANWKVPWHQDVTIAVQDKVETEGFGPWSVKAEVLHVQPPASILECMLSVRLHLDDCGEENGALRVIPGSHKRGRIPEDQIQSIRDISHEAVCSAKLGGALLMRPLLLHASSPSRIPGHRRVVHIDFAASSLPSGMRWFSETAPAAV, from the coding sequence ATGAACCAGACTGATCTCAAAGCTGAAGTCGATGCGAACGGATTTGCCATTCGAGAGGCCGTCCTCTCCCCGGGTGAGGTGGAGAAGCTGCTGCTTTCGCTCGAAAGAATCGGGCAAGACGGACCTGTAAGAAAGCGCGGAGGAGTCTTTGCCATCCGAAACCTTTTAGACGCATCCTCTGAAATCCGGAACGTCGCTCATTCACCCGCTGTCCGCGAGTTGGTCGAACCTATTCTGGGATCGGAGTTCTTTCCAGTCAGAGGTATCCTCTTCGACAAAATCCCAGATGCAAACTGGAAAGTACCGTGGCATCAGGATGTGACGATTGCAGTTCAAGACAAGGTCGAAACCGAAGGTTTTGGACCGTGGTCCGTAAAGGCCGAAGTACTTCATGTTCAACCGCCAGCCTCAATTCTGGAGTGCATGCTCTCTGTCCGGCTTCATCTCGACGATTGTGGCGAAGAAAACGGAGCGTTGCGCGTCATTCCCGGTTCGCATAAACGCGGTCGAATTCCCGAGGACCAAATCCAATCCATTCGAGATATCTCGCACGAAGCTGTTTGCAGCGCGAAACTTGGCGGAGCGTTGCTAATGCGGCCTCTTTTGCTTCATGCTTCATCTCCTTCTCGAATACCCGGGCATCGGCGAGTCGTTCACATCGATTTCGCCGCCTCCTCCCTTCCATCTGGAATGCGCTGGTTCTCTGAGACTGCTCCTGCCGCAGTTTGA
- a CDS encoding DUF1015 domain-containing protein, with translation MARLYPFRALRYDPARVNMEDVVTQPYDKITPAMQQHYYEASPYNLIRVILGKHEPGDTEAQDFLPHGEQARNVYTRAAETLREWRRDRVLAEESEPAVYGYSQTYTVPCEVPGTPETRERRGFIALGHLYDYADKVVYRHEQTFPKHKSDRLALFKATRAYCEQIYMLYSDPAFTAEKLIFGASGPGKDFSGMIGPDTAPADLAITDEYNVVHRVWKITDPNTINLLLTAMADKKLIIADGHHRYETSVAYAKERSAQLKLPFKQAIPGDEDSSPSVIADGDTRSTLPVPAFPEAAMMMTFVNMDAPGITILPTHRVVHGLTSFSSPDFVTKASAFFNVKELPTPDLAALNATPGTAFLAATGDGNYLLTPKPDVIAAALKGISPRQAQLDVVQLHSIILDKLLGLDQDTITRLGNVRYIREADEATALVASGDADIAFLIKPITLDQLRDISLSGDVMPQKSTDFYPKLLSGLAIYALD, from the coding sequence ATGGCCCGTCTTTACCCCTTCCGCGCCCTCCGTTACGACCCCGCCCGCGTCAACATGGAAGACGTTGTCACCCAGCCCTACGACAAGATCACCCCGGCCATGCAGCAGCACTACTACGAAGCCAGCCCCTACAACCTAATCCGCGTCATCCTCGGCAAACACGAGCCCGGCGACACCGAAGCGCAGGACTTCCTCCCCCACGGCGAACAGGCCCGCAACGTCTACACCCGCGCCGCCGAAACCCTCCGCGAGTGGCGTCGCGACCGCGTCCTCGCCGAAGAGTCCGAGCCAGCCGTCTACGGCTACTCCCAAACTTACACAGTGCCCTGCGAAGTCCCCGGCACCCCCGAAACCCGCGAACGCCGCGGCTTCATCGCCCTCGGCCACCTCTACGACTACGCCGACAAGGTCGTCTACCGCCACGAACAGACCTTCCCCAAGCACAAGTCCGACCGCCTCGCCCTCTTCAAGGCCACCCGCGCCTACTGCGAGCAGATCTACATGCTCTACTCCGACCCCGCCTTCACCGCCGAAAAGCTCATCTTCGGCGCCAGCGGCCCCGGCAAAGACTTCAGCGGCATGATCGGCCCCGACACCGCCCCAGCCGACCTCGCCATCACCGACGAGTACAACGTCGTCCATCGCGTCTGGAAGATCACCGACCCCAACACCATCAATCTCCTCCTCACCGCCATGGCCGACAAGAAGCTCATCATCGCCGACGGCCACCACCGCTACGAGACCTCCGTCGCCTACGCCAAGGAGCGCTCCGCCCAGCTCAAACTCCCCTTCAAGCAGGCCATCCCCGGCGACGAAGACAGCTCCCCCTCCGTCATCGCCGACGGCGACACCCGCTCCACCCTACCCGTCCCCGCCTTCCCCGAAGCCGCCATGATGATGACCTTCGTCAACATGGACGCCCCCGGCATCACCATCCTGCCCACCCACCGCGTCGTCCACGGCCTGACCAGCTTCAGCTCACCCGACTTCGTCACCAAAGCCAGCGCCTTCTTCAACGTCAAAGAGCTCCCCACACCCGACCTAGCCGCGCTCAACGCCACCCCCGGCACCGCCTTCCTCGCCGCCACCGGCGACGGCAACTACCTCCTCACCCCCAAGCCCGACGTCATCGCAGCCGCCCTCAAAGGCATCTCCCCCCGTCAGGCCCAGCTCGACGTCGTCCAACTCCACAGCATCATCCTCGACAAGCTCCTCGGCCTCGATCAGGACACCATCACCCGTCTCGGCAACGTCCGCTACATCCGCGAGGCCGACGAAGCCACCGCGCTCGTCGCCAGCGGCGACGCCGACATCGCCTTCCTCATCAAACCCATCACCCTCGACCAGCTCCGCGACATCTCCCTCTCCGGCGACGTCATGCCCCAGAAATCCACCGACTTCTACCCCAAACTCCTAAGCGGCCTCGCCATCTACGCCCTCGACTAA
- a CDS encoding VWA domain-containing protein, with product MAGRLRGRRAGWGLVVLLGLSLWGATRSGVCYAQEQENPLDVVHTPAPPAAPKTPEEKKPVIEGAANAAALGTSRRDARIRVDVNLVLIPATVTDPMNRLVTGLERENFEVFDNNVGQVIKSFSTQDAPVTIGIIFDLSGSMSSKFVRARKALSEFLRTSNPQDEFFVVGFNDRPAVIVDYTSDVDDVEARMVMLKPENRTALIDAIYLGVDKLKQAKFERKALLIISDGGDNRSRYTEGELRRVVRESDVQIYSIGIFDQYAPTTEEQLGPILLTDICDMTGGRMFRVSEMGDLGDIASRISAELRNEYVIGYRPSEVKQDGNWRKLKIRLVPPPGLPNLTVHNRQGYYAPSQ from the coding sequence ATGGCGGGTCGCCTGAGAGGGCGTCGGGCCGGGTGGGGGCTTGTGGTGTTGCTGGGCCTGAGTCTGTGGGGTGCAACGAGGAGTGGAGTTTGCTACGCGCAGGAGCAGGAGAATCCGCTGGATGTGGTTCATACGCCTGCGCCGCCTGCTGCGCCGAAGACTCCTGAGGAGAAGAAGCCGGTGATTGAAGGTGCGGCGAATGCGGCTGCGCTGGGAACCTCGAGGCGGGATGCGCGGATTCGGGTGGATGTAAACCTGGTTCTGATTCCGGCGACGGTGACCGATCCGATGAATCGTCTGGTGACGGGGTTGGAGCGGGAGAACTTCGAGGTCTTCGACAATAATGTGGGACAGGTGATCAAGAGCTTCTCGACGCAGGATGCGCCGGTGACGATTGGGATCATCTTCGATTTGAGCGGGAGCATGTCGTCTAAGTTTGTACGGGCGCGGAAGGCGTTGAGTGAGTTTTTGAGGACGTCCAATCCGCAGGACGAGTTTTTCGTGGTGGGGTTCAACGATCGTCCTGCGGTGATTGTGGACTACACGTCGGATGTGGATGACGTGGAGGCGCGGATGGTGATGTTGAAGCCGGAGAATCGGACGGCGCTGATCGATGCGATCTATCTTGGTGTGGATAAGCTGAAGCAGGCGAAGTTTGAACGGAAGGCGTTGCTGATTATCTCGGATGGCGGAGATAATCGAAGCCGTTATACGGAGGGCGAGTTGCGGCGTGTGGTGCGGGAGAGCGATGTGCAGATCTACTCGATCGGGATCTTCGATCAGTATGCGCCGACGACCGAGGAGCAGCTGGGGCCGATCCTGCTGACGGATATCTGCGATATGACTGGAGGAAGGATGTTCCGGGTGTCGGAGATGGGGGATCTGGGAGATATTGCTTCGCGGATCAGCGCGGAGCTGAGAAATGAATATGTGATCGGGTACAGGCCGTCGGAGGTGAAGCAGGATGGGAACTGGCGTAAATTGAAGATACGACTCGTTCCGCCGCCAGGGCTTCCGAACCTGACGGTACATAATCGCCAGGGGTACTATGCACCTTCGCAGTAG